The Plasmodium gaboni strain SY75 chromosome 5, whole genome shotgun sequence nucleotide sequence GATAAAGGGATTcatattcataaatattcaACCTACATATATTAGtacatttttttgttcaAATGGAAAATTATATAAGGAATAAAAACGAGGAAAACctagaatatataaaaaataatataggATATGTATTAGCAAAATCTTTATTGTTAACCATAAAGACAGACACACAAGgtaacaaataaataaataaatatatatatatatatatatataatatttatgtggGGGTCCATATTATCTATACTGTTACAAAATAGATAATAACAgttgttatatattttgttcGTACCCTCAGAGAcatttaaaataaacataatatatatatatatatatatatatgatcctataattgtattaatacatttatatatttatgtgttTTATGTTCACCTATCTTTTAGCTCCCCTTTCAATCATAAGGAAAAACTTACATAATTTTGCATCGTTTAAtgaagagaaaaaaaagagaaaggaaattttaataaagaaattaaactcgaataatataaaaatacatgatgaaataaataaaaacttCACAAAAAAAACGATGAAAGATCTTTATCATTTTGTAAATAATGAAGACGTAATGGATATAAATGCTTCAAATGAAATGTTGTGTTTAATGAAAGATATTTTTGAAGTTgaaaatgtatatataggaaagaaatatataaaagaaggaaaaaaaaagaaaaaaaacaaaaagatatttaattataaaaattatattgtaaaattttttaatacaaCTGAAAATTGTGAACTTCATAATcaaatattatgtaatgaggatgatattaataatttatttattattttagataatacaaaaaaaaaaaaaaaaaaaaaaaaattccgttttgaaaaatgttttatatttaataacTTTATAAGAGGCAGTTATACATATGATTCCTTTAATGATAATTTCTTTTCCTCTGTTAATCCGTTTTATGCAAATGTAGATTCTCTCAAAAGGTTGAAAAGTAATATAAGGACAAggaaacaaaaaattaaggGGAAAGAAAAGGAAATTAAAAAGGGAGACGATGATGAGGaggaaaaagaaaatgaagatgatgatgaggaaaaagaaaatgacGATGATGAGGaggaaaaagaaaatgacGATGATGAGGAGGAAAAATCAAATTATGATGAAGAGGAGGAAAAATCAAATTATGATGAGGAGGAGGAAAAATCAAATCATGATGTGGAGGAGGAAAAATCAAATCATGATGTGGAGGCAAAAAAGAACGATGGTGATATCGAAAAGGAAGAAGATATCAGTAACgacaaaaataataatgaaaaagagattaacaataaaaagaaatataataaaaacgATATTTCAACACATCctcataaatataatataaaagagAATACTGAGAAAGATATACTTAAAATCCTAAATTTGAATCTTACATATgcatgtatatatatttatgaagtaatggaaaaagaaaatatgtttttatattcgTATATGAAACCTGGAGACTTTTTATCTATAcctattatatattatacacattataatatgaatttcttaaatgaattatatttatttaaaaagaataatattcttaataataacaccaatgtatataacaataatgaAGACAACAAAGAGTTCTATGgttaaaaaattaataatatatatatatatatatatatatatatatgatacattatgtatataatacaaaatttGTAAGgtagatatatatattattctttgtgtataaatatgattatataatatatatatatatatattttttttttttttttttttttcaaagaacataaaaatgataGTGCAAAAAACGATAGCATGcaatatgattataatgACGAAATGatagaaaataaagaagataataaaaatgaa carries:
- a CDS encoding hypothetical protein (conserved Plasmodium protein, unknown function) is translated as MENYIRNKNEENLEYIKNNIGYVLAKSLLLTIKTDTQAPLSIIRKNLHNFASFNEEKKKRKEILIKKLNSNNIKIHDEINKNFTKKTMKDLYHFVNNEDVMDINASNEMLCLMKDIFEVENVYIGKKYIKEGKKKKKNKKIFNYKNYIVKFFNTTENCELHNQILCNEDDINNLFIILDNTKKKKKKKKFRFEKCFIFNNFIRGSYTYDSFNDNFFSSVNPFYANVDSLKRLKSNIRTRKQKIKGKEKEIKKGDDDEEEKENEDDDEEKENDDDEEEKENDDDEEEKSNYDEEEEKSNYDEEEEKSNHDVEEEKSNHDVEAKKNDGDIEKEEDISNDKNNNEKEINNKKKYNKNDISTHPHKYNIKENTEKDILKILNLNLTYACIYIYEVMEKENMFLYSYMKPGDFLSIPIIYYTHYNMNFLNELYLFKKNNILNNNTNVYNNNEDNKEFYEHKNDSAKNDSMQYDYNDEMIENKEDNKNEVFVLKNKKCIQPELKFIDENKVEMCLCFDNRASTNKIKKKEIINIIHFSYFLITRIFLYEKKAIEKQVNFMIENECGEEKHCIDNLNDKIKNIKYDNIINKYKNILVDHYYFKESNELIKYVSLFLWIQKKISKNEKKIFQIKMIKVEYNRKILFTLFTTYLILEYDYSYFTFLKSIDSYEWAQLIFHINKYFMEKLIMFNPVICFEEKDISKLQHINDLIDKLALVKNKKYPNHMENMTTYGISLLNFFNQVSLNILNEVIKI